In Planctobacterium marinum, the DNA window GCTGTGACTGGTATTCTTGCTGATATGCACATGGATCACGAGACCCTGATGGGGGCATTGCTGCACGATGTTATCGAAGACACCCATCACGACAAAGATAGCTTGTCGGAGCAGTTTGGTGAAACTGTGGCTGAGCTGGTGGAAGGTGTTTCCAAACTAGACAAATTTAAGTTCAGCAGTAAAGAAGAAGCTCAGGCGGAAAACTTCCGAAAAATGATGATGGCGATGGTAGAAGATATTCGCATCATTTTGATCAAGCTAGCCGACCGTACCCATAACATGCGCACTTTAGGTGCCTTGCGCCCGGATAAACGACGTCGCATTGCCAGAGAAACCCTGGAGATATACGTCCCTATTGCCAATCGCTTGGGTATTCACGAGATTAAGAACGAGTTGGAAGACCTCGGCTTTCACGCCATGTACCCGATGCGTTATCGCGCCTTGCAGTCAGCGGTAAAACAGGCCCGGGGCAATCGCCGGGAAATCATCGAAAACACCCGTCAGGAGATCATCAGTCGCCTGGAAGAGAAGCAAATCAATGCAGATGTTTCAGGTCGGGAAAAGCACCTTTACTCCATCTATCGCAAAATGAAAAACAAAGAACTGATGTTTAATCAGATCATGGACATTTACGCGTTCCGGGTAATTGTAAATACAGTAGATGATTGTTACCGAGTTTTAGGCTGTATGCATGGTTTGTACAAGCCCATCGAAAACCGCTTCAAGGATTATGTGGCTATCCCGAGAACCAATGGTTATCAATCGCTGCACACCTCGTTAATCGGACCCCATGGTATTCCGGTGGAAATCCAAATCCGCACCCACGACATGGACGAGATGGCCGACAAGGGCGTCGCAGCTCATTGGATGTACAAAGATCAAACTAAAGCCACTCGCAGCACCGCGCAAACCCGCGCCCGTAAATGGATGCAATCGCTATTAGAATTGCAACAAAGTGCCAGTAGCTCGTTTGAGTTCATCGAGCACGTCAAAGCCGACCTATTCCCGGACGAAATATACGTGTTTACGCCAGATGGACGTATTATCGAACTGCCAATGCAAGCTACTGCGGTGGATTTTGCCTATGCAGTACATACCGATGTAGGTAACTCTTGTGTGGGTGTACGGGTAGATCGCAAAACCTACTCGTTGAATAAGCCCCTG includes these proteins:
- the spoT gene encoding bifunctional GTP diphosphokinase/guanosine-3',5'-bis pyrophosphate 3'-pyrophosphohydrolase — encoded protein: MYLFEGLKQKVANYLPPDEVELVEKAYIAARDAHDGQQRSSGDPYITHPVAVTGILADMHMDHETLMGALLHDVIEDTHHDKDSLSEQFGETVAELVEGVSKLDKFKFSSKEEAQAENFRKMMMAMVEDIRIILIKLADRTHNMRTLGALRPDKRRRIARETLEIYVPIANRLGIHEIKNELEDLGFHAMYPMRYRALQSAVKQARGNRREIIENTRQEIISRLEEKQINADVSGREKHLYSIYRKMKNKELMFNQIMDIYAFRVIVNTVDDCYRVLGCMHGLYKPIENRFKDYVAIPRTNGYQSLHTSLIGPHGIPVEIQIRTHDMDEMADKGVAAHWMYKDQTKATRSTAQTRARKWMQSLLELQQSASSSFEFIEHVKADLFPDEIYVFTPDGRIIELPMQATAVDFAYAVHTDVGNSCVGVRVDRKTYSLNKPLQNGQTIEIITSPRANPNANWLNFVVTAKARTQIRHFLKRQHAEEAIQMGNRLLRHALGKIRLDDIPEEDKNRVVLETQHQDFTSLLEDIGLGNELSAIIARRLIGDSQESDMLSDKNKNIAIKGTEGLLVSYSPCCHPIPGDEILAVLSPGKGILIHQIGCRNIRKLRKEEPQRVLPMQWEDNTSGEFKASVRIELINRQGTLATLTNTVSSTDSNIISLQTEEKESNIYYIDLELTCRDRIHLATILRKIRNMPEVQSVSRHSKTKSVN